GCATCCGTTGAAGCAGCGGTTAAGGCCAAGGTCATTGCACTGACCGATCGCTTCCCAATGTATGGATATCAGGGCTAAAACCCTTCAAATTTTGATGAAGCCCCGCTCAACCTTGTTGAGCGGGGCTTTTTCATATCTGTCTCAATTAGGCAGCATTCGCCTGATGGGGTATCATTCGATGGAATCATCTATCCAGTTGAAAGTGTGTCATGCGTTGTCCCTATTGCCAGTCTGAAGATACGCAGGTGAAGGATTCCCGTCCGGCGGAAGACGGAGCGGTTATTCGCAGACGTCGTGTCTGTTCGGTTTGTGGCGGACGCTTCACAACTTTTGAGCGCGTGCAATTGCGCGATCTTATGGTCGTGAAGAAGAGCGGTCGTCGCGTGCCTTTTGATCGCGAAAAGCTATCGCGTTCCATCGATGTGGCTTTGCGCAAGCGTGATATTGATGAAGAGCGCATCGAACGAGCAATTTCCGGCATTGTACGCCAGCTTGAAAGCTCCGGCGAAGCGGAGGTTACCTCAGACGAAATTGGTCGTTTGGCGATGGATGCGCTCAAGGGCGTCGATGACATTGCCTATATTCGCTTTGCTTCTGTTTATCGCAATTTCAGTAAAGCCGTCGATTTCCATAACGTCATTGATGAGTTGACGACGACCGAAACTGAACGCGATCCGGACGCATAAAATGAGCAGAGTGGAATTCCCGCATGCAAATGCGACCGCGGATGATTTGCGCTTCATGCAAGCAGCCATTCGTCTTGCTCGTCGTAACAAAGGGCTTACAGGCACAAATCCCTCCGTCGGCACCGTCATCGTCAAGGACGGTATAATTGTCGGACGTGGTGTCACGGCCATTGGCGGACGGCCTCATTCTGAGCCGCAGGCACTGGCCGATGCGGGCGAGGCGGCGCGGGGTGCCACGGCCTATGTGACGCTCGAACCCTGCGCACATCATGGTCGTACACCACCATGCGCAGAAGCTCTTGTGCAGGCGGGAATCGCGCGCGTGTTCGTTGCTGCGACCGATCCTGACGAAAGAGTAAGCGGCAAAGGCTTTGCGATCTTGCGTGAAGCGGGCATTGAAGTTGTGCCGGGCATTCTGTCTGAGAAGGCCGCCGATGACCTCGCGGGCTATCTGAATCGATCTTCTAAAAAACGTCCAGAAGTGATTCTGAAACTTGCACTTTCTGCTGATGGCTTTATCGGTAAAAAGGGTGAGGGGCAGGTCGCAATCACGGGTCCAAATGCACGCGCACAATCGCATATTTTGCGTTCGCAGACGGACGTAATTCTGGTTGGCGTCGAAACGGCCATCGCTGATGACCCTATTTTAAATTGTCGTTTGCCAGGGTTGGAGCAACGCTCGCCCGTTCGACTTGTGTTGGACAGCGGATTAAAATTGCCGCTCGATTCAAAGCTTATTCGAAGCTCAGACGCTGTTCCTTTGTGGCTTGCTTGCTGTGAACATGTGGCACCTGAGCGACGTTATGAGATGCAAGCGGCAGGGTGTCGCATCATCGCGGCGGAAAGTGATGAAGGTCGCATCGCTTTACCAGAGTTGATGGATGACCTTGCTGCACAGGGTATTTCTTCGGTTCTGGTCGAAGGCGGAGCAAACGTTGCGAGCAGCTTTCTGAAAGAAAATCTGGTTGATCGCGTCGTGCTTTTCCGCTCACCTGTTGAAATCGGTTCCGCTGCTGGGGTTGCCGTCACGGATCTGCAATCCCATATCGCTAATGAATTCGCAATTGTGCGCGAGGCGCGATATGGCGACGATGCTTATGCGGAATATGTAAGGAAGACTTGATGTTTACAGGTATTGTTACCGACATTGGCAAGGTTGATCGTATCAAGCCGCTCAATGAAGGTGTGCTGCTGCGGATCGAAACAGCTTACGATCCTGAAACCATTGAACTCGGCGCTTCGATTGCCTGTTCCGGTGTTTGCCTGACCGTTGTGGCTCTGCCTGAAAAAGGCACCAATGCCCGCTGGTTTGAAGTGGAAGCATGGGAAGAGGCATTGCGTCTGACGACCATTTCAAAATGGGAAAATGGCACCCGCATCAATCTGGAACGTTCGCTCAAGCTGGGTGATGAAATGGGCGGCCATCTCGTTTCTGGTCACATAGATGGACAGGCGGAAATCGTTGAGCGCAAGGAAGAGGGCGACGCTGTTCGCTTCACTCTTCGCGCACCCGAAGAACTGGCCCCTTTTATCGCCCAGAAGGGCTCTGTCGCACTGGATGGCACATCGCTGACGGTGAATGGCGTCAATGGCAATGAATTTGATGTTCTGCTCATTCGTCATTCGCTTGAAGTGACCACTTGGGGCGACCGTAAGGCGGGTGATAAGATCAATATTGAGATCGATCAGCTGGCCCGTTACGCAGCAAGGCTTGCGCAATATAAGAAATAAGCTTAGAGCCTAAGAACCCTAAGCTGTTTTTTTGAATTGAGCGTTGACCGCAAGATTTGCGGTCCGCGATTTCTGTCATGGAGTCTCTCATGTCGAAGCACGAGGCGCACGCGCCGCATTTGCTGATTGTTGAAGCGCGTTTCTACGAAGAACTGTCTGATGCGCTGCTTGACGGCGCAAAGGCCGCTCTCGATGCTGCTGGCGCGACTTATGATGTTGTGACGGTTCCCGGTGCACTGGAAGTGCCAGCGACAATTTCTTTCGCGCTTGATGGCGCTGAAAATGGTGGCACGAATTACGATGGTTTCGTCGCTCTTGGCACAGTCATTCGCGGTGAAACCTATCATTTTGACATTGTTGCCAATGAATCCTGCCGCGCTTTGACCGATCTTGCAGTTGAAGAAAGCCTTGCCATAGGCAATGGTATTCTGACCGTCGAAAATGATGAGCAGGCTTGGGTGCGTGCACGTCGCGAAGACAAGGACAAGGGCGGCTTTGCAGCTCGCGCGGCCCTGACTATGATTGACCTACGTAAGAAATTCGGAGCCTGATACGATGACTGCTTCTTCTGAAGGCCGCACCAGCCCGAATGCACCAAGAGCTGCCAATAAGCGTGGCGTCGCGCGTCTCGCAGCCGTTCAGGCGCTTTATCAGATGGATGTTGCCGGTACAGGCGTCATGGAAGTCGTTGCTGAATATGAAGCCCATCGCCTTGGCAAGGAAGTGGACGGCATGCAGTATCTCGATGCCGACCCGCAATGGTTCCGTGGCATTGTGGCAGGTGTTGTGGAAACACAGCTTGCGCTTGATCCGATGATCCATCAGGCATTGACTGAAGATTGGCCGCTTTCCCGTCTTGATTCAACGCTGCGTGCGATTTTGCGTGCCGGTGCATGGGAATTGAAAACCCGCAAGGATGTGCCAACTGCGGTTATCGTCTCGGAATATGTCGACATCGCCAAGGCTTTCTACACTGAAGAAGAACCGAAGCTCGTCAATGCCGTGCTCGACCGTATCGCTTTCGAACTTCGTGGCGAAAGCCGTGGAACAAAGCCGCGCGGCAAGTAACAGACATTCCTATTTAGATCAAAAAGGCTGTGAGAAATCGCAGCCTTTTTGCTTTGGTTATTCAATAAACTACGACTTGACGTTTCAACGCGTCTTCCGCATGTTGAGCCTGCGGCATTGAGAATGCGCGAATGCAGAAACATCTGCAAACTCTTCGATTGTAAGCAGATGCTTCAAACGTGAAATCAAGCCGATGAAACCCGGTGAATGGACGGTTTCAGGCACTTCCATGCCGCTATCTTTGGCCCGGGGAGGGGTTTTCGGGCCTTTCATGCGCCGATGTGTGCAGATAATTGCTCCGTGATTGCGAGCGATCTATCTCAAGCTGGTGCGCGCTCAATGGGAGTTGGCCTAAATGGGAATCGGAGTTCTTCTTCTCGTCATAGCCTGCGGTGTATTTTCCGTTCTGTTTGCCATATGGGCAACGCGTTCGGTTCTCGCCGCAGATCAGGGCACAGCGCGTATGCAGGAAATTGCTGCTGCAATTCGTGAAGGTGCCGCAGCCTATCTCGCACGACAATATACGACGATTGCGCTGGTTGGCGTCGTTGTTTTTCTTGCAGTGTGGTATCTGCTCTCAATTTCCGCTGCTATAGGCTTTCTCATCGGTGCGATCCTCTCCGGTTTGACAGGCTTTATCGGGATGCATGTTTCTGTTCGTGCGAATGTACGAACCGCGCAAGCTGCATCTCTGAGCCTCGCCGGTGGCCTGGAAATAGCTTTTAAGTCGGGCGCTATCACTGGAATGCTCGTGGCTGGTTTGGCACTGTTGGGCGTGTCGGTTTATTATTTAATCCTGACTGTCTGGCTGGGTTATGCGCCGTCTGATCGTACAGTCATCGATGCGCTTGTGGCGCTCGGTTTTGGTGCGTCGCTGATTTCTATTTTCGCGCGCTTAGGCGGCGGTATCTTTACAAAGGGCGCTGATGTCGGTGGCGATCTTGTTGGCAAGGTCGAGGCAGGCATTCCGGAAGATGATCCACGCAATCCGGCAACCATTGCTGATAATGTTGGCGATAATGTCGGTGACTGTGCGGGCATGGCTGCGGATTTGTTTGAAACTTATGCGGTTACGGTTGTCGCAACAATGGTTCTGGCCGCAATCTTCTTCGCCGGTTCCGGTGTGCTTTCAAGCGTGATGCTTTATCCGCTGGCGATCTGTGGCGTTTCTATCCTTACATCGATTGCCGGGACGTTTTTTGTCAAGCTTGGCGTTAATGGCTCGATCATGGGTGCGCTTTATAAAGGGCTGATCGCTACCGGACTGCTGTCTATTGCAGGTCTGGCCGTCGCCAATACACTGACTGTTGGCTGGGGAGAGGTCGGCACTGTTGCGGGTCAAACAATCACGGGAACCAACCTGTTTATCTGTGGCATCATCGGTTTGATCGTTACCGGCCTGATCGTCGTGATTACTGAATATTATACCGGCACCAACAAACGCCCAGTCAATTCCATTGCGCAGGCGTCTGTGACGGGCCATGGCACCAATGTCATTCAGGGCTTGGCGGTGTCGCTGGAATCAACTGCTTTGCCTGCCATCGTGATCGTTGGCGGTATCATAGGCACGTATCAGCTTGCGGGACTGTTCGGAACAGCAATTGCCGTGACAGCTATGCTCGGTATTGCTGGTATGATTGTAGCGCTCGATGCTTTTGGTCCGGTGACGGATAATGCGGGCGGCATTGCCGAAATGGCAGGCCTTGATCCGGAAGTGCGCAAATCAACCGATGCGCTGGATGCCGTTGGCAATACGACAAAAGCTGTTACGAAGGGCTATGCGATTGGTTCTGCGGGTCTCGGTGCACTGGTGCTGTTTGCCGCCTATTCCAATGATTTGTCCTATTTCGCCGCCAATGGACAAACCTATCCCTATTTCGCAGATATGGGGCCAGTATCGTTTGAGCTGTCCAATCCATATGTTGTGGCTGGTCTGATCTTCGGTGGCCTTATTCCCTATCTCTTTGGCGGTATGGCCATGACAGCTGTTGGACGTGCTGGCGGTGCCGTTGTGCAGGAAGTACGCCGTCAGTTTCGCGAAAAGCCGGGCATTATGACTGGAAAAGATCGTCCGGATTATGCGCGTGCAGTTGATCTGCTCACCAAAGCGGCTATCCGGGAAATGATTATTCCATCGCTGCTTCCGGTTCTGGCTCCGATTGTAGTCTATTTTGGTGTTCTGCTCATCTCAGGCTCCAAAGCTGCGGCCTTTGCAGCGCTCGGCGCGTCACTTCTGGGCGTTATCATCAACGGATTGTTTGTGGCCATATCCATGACATCGGGTGGTGGAGCATGGGATAATGCCAAGAAAAGCTTTGAAGATGGCTTTACCGATGCCGATGGCGTGAAACATCTGAAAGGTTCGGAAGCACATAAGGCTTCCGTAACAGGCGATACTGTGGGTGATCCTTATAAGGATACCGCTGGGCCCGCCGTTAATCCGGCAATCAAGATCACCAACATCGTGGCACTCTTGCTGCTTGCAGTGCTTGCGCATTCCGCGTGATGTAAAACCAATAAAAAACCCGCCGTAAGGCGGGTTTTTTTGATCGTTTTTGCAGAATTAGTTGTTTCCG
This genomic stretch from Brucella pseudogrignonensis harbors:
- the nrdR gene encoding transcriptional regulator NrdR, giving the protein MRCPYCQSEDTQVKDSRPAEDGAVIRRRRVCSVCGGRFTTFERVQLRDLMVVKKSGRRVPFDREKLSRSIDVALRKRDIDEERIERAISGIVRQLESSGEAEVTSDEIGRLAMDALKGVDDIAYIRFASVYRNFSKAVDFHNVIDELTTTETERDPDA
- the ribD gene encoding bifunctional diaminohydroxyphosphoribosylaminopyrimidine deaminase/5-amino-6-(5-phosphoribosylamino)uracil reductase RibD; protein product: MSRVEFPHANATADDLRFMQAAIRLARRNKGLTGTNPSVGTVIVKDGIIVGRGVTAIGGRPHSEPQALADAGEAARGATAYVTLEPCAHHGRTPPCAEALVQAGIARVFVAATDPDERVSGKGFAILREAGIEVVPGILSEKAADDLAGYLNRSSKKRPEVILKLALSADGFIGKKGEGQVAITGPNARAQSHILRSQTDVILVGVETAIADDPILNCRLPGLEQRSPVRLVLDSGLKLPLDSKLIRSSDAVPLWLACCEHVAPERRYEMQAAGCRIIAAESDEGRIALPELMDDLAAQGISSVLVEGGANVASSFLKENLVDRVVLFRSPVEIGSAAGVAVTDLQSHIANEFAIVREARYGDDAYAEYVRKT
- a CDS encoding riboflavin synthase; this translates as MFTGIVTDIGKVDRIKPLNEGVLLRIETAYDPETIELGASIACSGVCLTVVALPEKGTNARWFEVEAWEEALRLTTISKWENGTRINLERSLKLGDEMGGHLVSGHIDGQAEIVERKEEGDAVRFTLRAPEELAPFIAQKGSVALDGTSLTVNGVNGNEFDVLLIRHSLEVTTWGDRKAGDKINIEIDQLARYAARLAQYKK
- a CDS encoding 6,7-dimethyl-8-ribityllumazine synthase, coding for MSKHEAHAPHLLIVEARFYEELSDALLDGAKAALDAAGATYDVVTVPGALEVPATISFALDGAENGGTNYDGFVALGTVIRGETYHFDIVANESCRALTDLAVEESLAIGNGILTVENDEQAWVRARREDKDKGGFAARAALTMIDLRKKFGA
- the nusB gene encoding transcription antitermination factor NusB, which gives rise to MTASSEGRTSPNAPRAANKRGVARLAAVQALYQMDVAGTGVMEVVAEYEAHRLGKEVDGMQYLDADPQWFRGIVAGVVETQLALDPMIHQALTEDWPLSRLDSTLRAILRAGAWELKTRKDVPTAVIVSEYVDIAKAFYTEEEPKLVNAVLDRIAFELRGESRGTKPRGK
- a CDS encoding sodium-translocating pyrophosphatase; translation: MGIGVLLLVIACGVFSVLFAIWATRSVLAADQGTARMQEIAAAIREGAAAYLARQYTTIALVGVVVFLAVWYLLSISAAIGFLIGAILSGLTGFIGMHVSVRANVRTAQAASLSLAGGLEIAFKSGAITGMLVAGLALLGVSVYYLILTVWLGYAPSDRTVIDALVALGFGASLISIFARLGGGIFTKGADVGGDLVGKVEAGIPEDDPRNPATIADNVGDNVGDCAGMAADLFETYAVTVVATMVLAAIFFAGSGVLSSVMLYPLAICGVSILTSIAGTFFVKLGVNGSIMGALYKGLIATGLLSIAGLAVANTLTVGWGEVGTVAGQTITGTNLFICGIIGLIVTGLIVVITEYYTGTNKRPVNSIAQASVTGHGTNVIQGLAVSLESTALPAIVIVGGIIGTYQLAGLFGTAIAVTAMLGIAGMIVALDAFGPVTDNAGGIAEMAGLDPEVRKSTDALDAVGNTTKAVTKGYAIGSAGLGALVLFAAYSNDLSYFAANGQTYPYFADMGPVSFELSNPYVVAGLIFGGLIPYLFGGMAMTAVGRAGGAVVQEVRRQFREKPGIMTGKDRPDYARAVDLLTKAAIREMIIPSLLPVLAPIVVYFGVLLISGSKAAAFAALGASLLGVIINGLFVAISMTSGGGAWDNAKKSFEDGFTDADGVKHLKGSEAHKASVTGDTVGDPYKDTAGPAVNPAIKITNIVALLLLAVLAHSA